The segment AGAAGTTGTCGCGGCGGCCCACCCGGGGCACGCGCAGCAAGTCCCGCCACAGCTCCGCCAGTTGCTCCTCCATCGGCGTCGCGGGCGGCTCGTGCGCCTGCTCCGAGTCGAGTGCGGCCTCCGGCGCCGGCAGGGCCTTGCGGTCCACCTTGCCGTTGGCCGTCAGGGGCAGGGTGGTCAGCGGCACGAAGGCGGCGGGCAGCATGTACGGAGGCAGGTGCCGCCGCACGTGGGCGCGAAGCTCCGCGACGTCCAGGGCAGGGGAGTCGGCGCCCTCGCCATGGGCCGGCACCACGTACGCGACCAGGCGCTTGTCGCCGGGCACGTCCTCCCTCGCCAACACCACGGCGTCCTTCACGGCCGGGTGCGTGCGCAGGGTGGACTCCACTTCTCCCAGCTCGATGCGGTAGCCGCGCACCTTCACCTGGAAGTCCAGGCGACCGAGGTACTCCAGCGTTCCGTCCTGCCTCCAGCGCGCCTTGTCGCCGGTGCGGTACAGCCGCAGGCCGGCCTCCGTGCTGAACGGGTCTGGGACGAAGCGCTCCGCGGTGAGCTCCGGGCGGCCCAGGTAGCCGCGCGCCACGCCTTCGCCCGCGAGGTACAGCTCTCCCGGCACTCCCACCGGCGTGGGCCGAAGCTGCTCATCTAGGACATAGGCCCGAGTGTTGGGCAGCGGCTGGCCGATGACGGGCACCTGCACGGACGAGTCCTGCACGCACCACGTCGTGGCGTACACGGTGCCCTCCGTCGGACCGTACGCGTTGATGGTGCGCGTGCGACGGGTTCTCGACAGGGGCTGCCAGAGGGACAGGTCCATGGCCTCACCCGCGCAGACCACCAGGCGCGGCACATGGGTGCGCTCCAGCAGTCCGGCCTGGAGCAGTAGGTGGAGCTGCGCGGGCGTGCAGTCGAGCACGTCCACCCGCTGCGCCTCCAGCCACGCCAGCATCTCCTCTGGGTCCTTGCGCGTGTCCTCCGGCAGCAGGCACAGGCAGTGCCCATCGGCCAGGTGGATGAGCTGCTCCACGGACACGTCGAAGAAGAGCGGCGCGTTGAGGCTGACCCTCAGTCCTCGCGGCTGGCCTGCGTAGAGCGTCCGTGCCGTGGCCTCGTGCAGGTGGAGCACCGAGCGGTGCTGCACCATGACGCCCTTCGGCGTGCCCGTGCTGCCCGACGTGTAGATGACGTACGCGAGGTTCTCCGCGCGCACGGACGACGGGACGTCACTCTCCGGCAGGACCGCCAGTCGCGCCGCCTCGGTGTCGAGGCAGAGCAGGTGACGGACCTGGGGCCGCCACGCCTCGGCCAGGGACTGCACTGTGAGCAGCACGGAAGCTCCGCAGTCCTGGAGGACGAACGACTTGCGCTGCGCAGGGGCGGACGGGTCGATGGGCACGTAGGCCCCACCGGCCTTGAGCACCGCCAGCAGGGCGACGATGGCCTCCGGTGTGCGCTCCAGGCACAGGCCTACCGTGACATCCGGCCCCACGCCCAGCGAGCGCAGGTGCGCGGCGAGCTGGTTGGCGCGCGCGTTGAGTCGCGCATACGAGAGTGCCGAGTCCCCGAGAATGACGGCGGGGGCGTGCGGCGTACGACGTGCCTGCTGCTCGAAGAGGGTGTGGAAGCAGGTGTCGCGCCGGAAGTCGGCGGCGGCGCCATTCCACTCCACGAG is part of the Pyxidicoccus trucidator genome and harbors:
- a CDS encoding non-ribosomal peptide synthetase → GVLVRELAALYEALRQRAPSPLPELPVQYADYAVWQRQWLAGETLRGQLDWWKLLLAGAPQALEVPTDKPRPATLSHAGASVPMHLPLALTEAAEALARREGATPYMLLLAAFQAVLQRYSGQDDVLVGSPIAGRRHASTEGLIGFFVNTLVLRARFTPALTFRELLAQVRDTTLGAYEHQDVPFEKLVEELHPSRDLGRTPLFQVLFVLQNTPDAGLSLPELTLRGVAVEHTVSRFELELGLSRAPDGYRGGIIFSTELFEPSTAARLAAQIQLLLEGALATPDAPLTALPLQTTEDRQQVLVEWNGAAADFRRDTCFHTLFEQQARRTPHAPAVILGDSALSYARLNARANQLAAHLRSLGVGPDVTVGLCLERTPEAIVALLAVLKAGGAYVPIDPSAPAQRKSFVLQDCGASVLLTVQSLAEAWRPQVRHLLCLDTEAARLAVLPESDVPSSVRAENLAYVIYTSGSTGTPKGVMVQHRSVLHLHEATARTLYAGQPRGLRVSLNAPLFFDVSVEQLIHLADGHCLCLLPEDTRKDPEEMLAWLEAQRVDVLDCTPAQLHLLLQAGLLERTHVPRLVVCAGEAMDLSLWQPLSRTRRTRTINAYGPTEGTVYATTWCVQDSSVQVPVIGQPLPNTRAYVLDEQLRPTPVGVPGELYLAGEGVARGYLGRPELTAERFVPDPFSTEAGLRLYRTGDKARWRQDGTLEYLGRLDFQVKVRGYRIELGEVESTLRTHPAVKDAVVLAREDVPGDKRLVAYVVPAHGEGADSPALDVAELRAHVRRHLPPYMLPAAFVPLTTLPLTANGKVDRKALPAPEAALDSEQAHEPPATPMEEQLAELWRDLLRVPRVGRRDNF